CGACGCGCTGAACGATGGGCCCGATCGGCGTGGGCCGGCGCGTCTGTTCATTTTCAGGGCGCGACAGGGTCAGTAGCTGCGCCGTGATGTCGCGGCAGCGGAAGGCCTCTTCGCAGACGATCTTCAGCGCCTTGGCCGATCGCTCCATCGCGGCCGGACTGGTCGCATCGCGGTTGAGCATGGCGAGCGCCGACTCGGCGTAGCCGCAGATGATGCCCAGCGGGTTGTTGATTTCATGGGCGAGTCCCGCCGCCAGATACCCGACGCTCGCGAGCCGCTCGGAACGGACAAGTTGCTGACTCCGCGCGTTGACCTGCTCCTCCAGATCGCGGTAGAGCGTGTCGAGGTGGTCCGCCATGCGATTGAACTGCACGGCGAGCTGGGCGAATTCGCGGTCGCCTTCCGTGGGCACATGATGATCGAAGTCGGCGGCGGCGGCGCGGCGGACCGCCGCATCGAGCCGGCGCAGCGGCGACATCACGCTGCGATACTGACGCACGCCGATGACGATCGCCGCGATGAGCGTGGCGGCGAGCAGACCGGCGAGCGCCCAGATCGTCGCGGTGAGGCGATCGGATGCGGCGCGGCGGTTGTCGATGATGCGCGTGCGCATGTCGGCGGCGAGCGTGGCGACCTCGCCCAGGGCGGTGTTGATCTGATCGACGCGCGGCTCAGCCCGATGGCTCTGATCGATCACCCGATTGAGCCGATCGATGATCGAAGCGATCGCCGGCGAGGGCTCGCGTTTCTGAAGCTCCTCCGCCAATCGCAACGCCGTGCCGATCTCCGCGCTGACGGCGTCGGCGTCCTTGATCTGTGCGTTGATGAGCAGCCGGGCCGATGCGGCGTGATGGCCCACTTCGTACACCGCCCGAAGCTGATCGTACCGATCCTCCGCCACATCAAAATGCTTGCTCATGCCCATGAGCCCCCACACCGACGCCCCGCCGATGAGCAGCAGCGCCGCCACGAGCGCGACGATGTGAAGGGCGAGTTTGCGGGCGAGCGTCATGGGCATTCTCACCTTGAAAAATCGGGCTCCCGATTATACGCCGACCTTCCCGACCGCCTGAAACGTGCACATATTGCCCATGCCTCGACGCCTTGCCGTCGCTCTCGCCGCCGCTTACGCTCTTGGCCTGTGCAACGACGGATCACGCCCATCGCGACGCTCCTCTGGCTGAGTCTCTGGCTCGGCGTCATCGTCCCCGTGCACACACGCGGGGGCATCAGCGACGACGCCTGCGCCGCTCATGGCAAGTCGTGCTGCGCCGCCCCCGCCGACGCGCCGCCGACGCCCAAAGATCAGCCGATGCGCCACTGCGCCGTCTGCGATCTGGTGGCCCGACTCGACGCCACGCCCCCGCCCGATCTTTCGCTTCCCCCCGCCGGTCTGGCGCTGCGCCTGACCCCGCCCGCGCCGGAGGCATCGCCCCGTGCCGCTCACTTCGTCCATTACTTTGAGCGCGGCCCGCCGACGTCGGCCTGATCATACGCCGATCCATCCAACATCATTCTCCGCTTTTCATTCAACCCGCATTCGAGGTTCAATCATGTTGCGCATCCGCATCCTCACCGTTCTATCCCTCTGCACTCTCTCCGCCTTCGCATTCGCTCACGGCGATGAAGAAGGCGGGCCGCTCCACTTCGATCATCCGCTCGTCGCCGAGTCGCCCTCGCCCGACACGAAGATCCGCCTCGACTACATCTTCGAAAACTCCGCCAACGGCGAAGGCGATCGACACACGCTCAACGTCGAAGGCGAATACGCCTTCAATCCCTCCTTCAGCATCGAAGTCAATGCGCCCTACACCTGGCTCAACCCCGATGCCGGCGGAACGACCAGCCACTTCGACAGCGCTGAGATCGCCCTCAAGTACGCCAACTTCGCCTTCGCCGACCGCGGCCTGCTCGTCGGCGGCGGGATCGAGTTCGGCCTGCCCACCGGCGACGCCGGCCGCGACATCGGGTCCGATCACCAACTCGACATCGAACCCTACATCGACCTCGGCTACCGCAACGGGCCGTGGCAGATCGTCGGATTCGCCTCGCTGGGCATCCCCGCCAATCGCAACGGCGACGACGAGGCCGACTTCGAAATTGGCTGGAATCTCGCCGTGCTGCGCGAACTTAACGAGCAGTTCACCGCCGTGCTCGAATTCGACGGCGAATACAGCTTCAACGGCGACGAAGGCGATCATGAGATCATCAACATCACGCCCGGCCTCAAGGTCCGCCCCTTCGATCATCAGAACGTGCAGGTCGGCCTCGGCGTGCGGCTGCCGCTCACGAGCGACCGCGAATTCAACGTGCAGTCGATCGTGTCGATCTTCTGGCATTTCTGACGCCGCGTACAATGGGCCGCATGTTCGACCCGTGGCCCCGGCTGCTGGACGAACCGGCGCTGATCGCGGCGGCCGGTTCGTGCGATGATCTGACCGCGCCCGCGGCCGTGGCGTCGCTGCGCAAATCGTGGCCGGCGGAACTGGTGCAGGCGGCGATCGCGCTGACGATCGCCCGCCACAAAGCCGCCGCGAAGTTCGACCATGCCGACCGCCTCGTCGCCGACCCCGTCGGCGTCGAGCAGGCGACGAGCATCGACGTCGCGCGCCACAAGGCCCGGCGCTTCACCGAGGCGGGCATCGACACGGTCGTCGATCTGTGCTGCGGGATCGGCGGCGATGCGCTGGCCTTCGCCGAGTCGATGCGCGTGCTGCTGATCGATCGTGATCCGGCGCGTGCATGGATGGCGCGGCACAACACGCGACAGCCCGCCGCGGTGGCGGATGTGACGACGCTCAAACTCGACGGACTGGCGTTTCACATCGACCCCGATCGCCGACTGGGCGGGCGGCGGGCATGGCGCTACGAAGACTGCGCACCGGGGCCGGGGTTTTTGAACACGCTGAGCGGCGACGGCGCGATGAAGCTCTCGCCCGGCGCGGACCTGGCGCAGCTTCCGCGCGGCGAAATCGAAATCATCAGCCGCGCCGGCACGCTCGTGCAGACCGTCGTCTGGACCGGACGCCTGGCGCGACACGATCGCACCGCGACGCTCATTCTGCCCCCCCTCCCTCCGAGGGAGGGGCTGGGGGAGGGTGAATCGCATCCGTCCCAGTCGTGTTCCGAATCGGAGTTGAAACATCGTGACTCACTCGAACGGATCAGCTTCACCCCCACCCAACCCTCCCCCTCGAAGGGGGAGGGCTTCAGAAGCATCACCTTGCACGGCTCCCCCGGCGAGCCGCCGCTGACGGAGCCGGCGAGATTTCTCTACACCGTCGACCCGGCCATCGAACGGGCGGCGCTCATGCCTGTGTTGTGCGGACAACTGAACCTCGCGGCGATTCATCCGGCGCTGGGGCTGCTCACAAGCGATCGCGTCCTCGAAAGTCCGTGGCTGCGGCGGTTCGAGCTGATCGAAACGCAGCCGTGGCGCCCGCGGAAGATCAAGGCGTGGCTCGTCGCTCATGACGCCGGCGTCGTCGAGGTCAAAACGCGCGACAAGGCGGTCGACCCCGATGTCGTCGCGCGGCAGATGCGCGGCGACGGACCCGAAGTGTTCACGCTCTTTGTCCTGCGCTATGATCGCAAAGTCGTGTGCCTCATCACGCGGCGGCAATAGGAGTCAGTCATGCGAATTTGTGCGTTGATGGTGTGCCTGCTGCTGGTGCGCGCGGCGAGCGGCGCGGAATTTTTCGTGGCGACCAATGGCGATGACACCCAAGCCGGCACGGCCGATCAACCGTTCGCCACAATCGCGCGGGCCCAGCGGGCGGTGCGCGAAATGAAGGAGCGCGACGATCCGATCATCGTGACGATCCGCGGGGGAACGTACTTTCTCGATGAACCGCTGACGTTCGAACCCGCCGACAGTGGGACGGAAAAGTCGCCGGTGATTTATCAGGCGGCGGGCGAGCGCGTCGTGATCAGCGGCGGGATCGCCGTCACGAGCTGGACCGCCGACGAGCGCGGCTGGTGGCACGCGGCGATGCCCGAAGGCGTCTACTTCGGCGAACTGTTCGTCAATGATCAGCGCGCCCCGCGGCCGCGCATGCCGGCGAAGGGGTACTACCGTATTGCACAGACGCTCGAACCGACGGAAGCCAATCGCAAGCGCGGGGCGGACCGGTTCGGTTTCTCCAACGAGGAGATCCGCGGCGACTGGGCGGCGCTGTCCGATGTGGAGGTCATCAGTTTTCATCGCTGGACCGCGTCGCGCATGCGGATCGCTTCGGTCGATGCCGACCAGCACATCGTCACCTTCACCGGCCCGACGCGCAGCACGGCCGACTGGTGCATCTACGAAAAGAACCACCGCTACCTCGTCGAAAACGTGCGCGAAGCGCTGGGCCAGCCCGGCCAGTGGTACTTCGACCGGGCCAAGCGCGATCTGATCTACATCCCGCGCGAAGGTCAGACGCCCGCCAACACAAGCGTGATCGCCCCGCGGCTCGAACAGCTTGTCGTGTTCAAGGGCGATGTGAAGCAGCGAAAATGGGTCGAGCACATCGGTCTGCGCGGGCTGATCTTCGCGCACTCGAACTGGACGCTCAACGACGGCGGCGAAAGCTTTCCGCAGGCGGCGATCAACATGGGCGAAGCGATCGCGGCGACGGGAGCGCGGCATGTGACGATCAGCGACGGCGCGATCGTACACACCGGCGGGTACGCCATCGGTTTCGGAGCCGGCTGCCGGGAGAACACGGTCGAGCGCTGCGAGATGGTCGATTTGGGCGCGGGCGGCGTGAAGATCGGAAACGCCGGCGGGGCCCACACGTGGCCGATCGGCGGGTATGACCCGAACGATGATGAATCGCGCGTCGAGAAGATTCGCGTGAGCGAATGCACGATCGCGCACGGCGGGCGGATCGACCCGGCGGCGATCGGCGTCTGGATCGGGTTCGCTTCGCACAACACGATCGAGCACAACGACATTTTCGATTTCTACTACAGCGGGCTGAGCGTGGGATGGACCTGGGGCTACGCCGAGCCGAGCAGGACGCACGATAACGAAGTCGCGTTCAACGATGTGCACACGCTCGGACAGGGCGTGCTCAATGACATGGGCGGCATCTACACGCTGGGCGTCTCCCCCAACACGCGCATCCATCACAACATCTTCCGCGACATCTACTGCGAAGCCGGCGGGTACGGCGGATGGGGGCTCTACACCGACGAGGGATCGACCGGCGTCGTGATGGATCACAACCTCGTGTACAACACCTCCAGCGGCTCGTTCCATCAGCACTACGGCAAGGACAACGTCATCGCCAACAACATCCTGGTCAACTCGCGCGACTGGCAGCTCCGCCGCTCGCGCAGCGAAGATCACCGCAGCTTCACGATTACGCACAACATCATCTACTGGACCAACGGGTCGACCGCTGTGAGCGGCAACTGGGCCAACGATCATTACGACATCGACGCCAATCTCTACTTCAACACCGTCGGCCCGGTGCGCTTCGACATCAAGGGATTCGCCCCGCGCGATGTGACGAAATCGACCGACGGCACGCTGAGCTTCGAGGAATGGCAACAGCGCGGGCACGACACGCATTCGATCGTCGCCGACCCGCTTTTCGTCGATGCCGCCGCGGGCGACTTTCACCTCAAGCCCGACTCGCCGGCGACGAAGATCGGCTTCGAGCCCTTCGACTCCGCGCAGGCCGGTCGGACGACGCCCGTGACGCTCACGAAGGACATGCCCCCCGTCCCCGCGTCGTTTGAATAAAACAAAGCGGGGGGACTGAAGTCCCCCCGCCTCTCAATATCAGGGCAATTCACGAATGCGCAGATTGCGGAAGTCGATGGGCGCGCCTTCGGATTCGAGGCACAGGTATCCGGAGCGCGGCTCGATGTTCGTCCCGCCGCTCACTTCCTCGCCGTTGACCCAGAGGCGCACTTCCCCATTGATCGCGCGGACGTAGTAGTGATTCCACTCATTCATCGGGCGGGTCAGGTTCTTGGACGGAAAGCTGCGCGTCCCATTGGGCGCGACCGGCGGGAACGGCTTCATCTTCGTGCCGACCGGGAACACGTCGCCGTGGCATGTGAACCAGTCGGCGGGCTTCTTGTACTGCTTGGTGTAGACCTCGGTGTAGCCCAGATCGAGGACCTGCACCTCGATACCGTGCGGCAGGCCGCCCTTGCCGCTTTGCGTCAACCGGTCGATCGATTCATCGGTGGCCCAGACGAAGATGCCCGAGTTGCCGCCGAATTGACGATGACACCACTGCACGACGAGTTCGAAGTTGGTGTACTTCTTGACGGTGCGCATGACGCTGATCGGATGGCCCGTGCAGTGAATGCCCTCATCGGTGAAGGTCCATGTGTCGTCGGCGGAGTTGACCTTGGTGAAGTCGTCCTTGCCCATCGCCCGCCAACCCTCGCCGGTGCCGTCGATGAACGCCTTGGTGACGGGCTCCATCGCCGCCGCCGCCGGCGCCGGCGTCTCGTCGGCCGCACGCACGGACAAAGAAGAAGCGGCCAGCGCGGCCAGACCCGCACCCATCATCGAACGGCGCGACGGCTGAACATCGGACGGACGGTCCATATGTGATCTCCAACGAATGGGAACATGTGGGCGGGTCGGCGGATTGTAGCATCGTCCGCATGCGTGTGCGCGTCACCGCTTTTCGTTTAGCCGCGACCCGCAGGGGAGCGCTTTCGGTCGCGCTCCCCTGCGGGTCGCGGCTAAACATCACTGCGAAAACTGGCGCGTCATGGCGATGATTCACCACGGAATATCATCGTCCCCGAGAATCTCATCGCGCAGGCGGTTGGTCGGCGGGGTTTCGGGGAGGAAGTCGTCTTCGGTCAGTTCGGCGGCGGGGTCAGGGTCGTCGTCCCATTCGTCGGCGTCAGCGTCCGAGTCATCGTCGTCGCACCACATCATGGAGCCGTCTTCGCAGATGTATTCGGGGTCGGTGGGGAGGATGTCGAAGCCGAAGCCCTTGCCGTCGCAGTCGGGCGTGGGGCAGCACCAGAAGCCGTGCTTGGAGCCGTCGGGTTCGGTCTCGATGCGCCACTCGATGAGGTAGGACTCATATTCGAGTCCGCAGTGGAGGCAGCAGACTTCGGTGGGGATGGCCGGGGGCTTGAAGCAGTCGGCCTGAGCGTCAAGGGGATCGTACTCGCTCATGCGGTTATGATACCATGCTCGCAAGGCCGCGACAGGAATTTGACGCATGGCAGGCAACAGTTTCGGACAGATTTTTCGCATCACCACCGCCGGGGAAAGCCACGGCCCCGGTTATGTGGTCATCGTCGACGGCGTGCCGGCGGGCTTGACGCTCAGCGAAGCGGACATTCAGCCGGACCTGGACCGTCGCCGGCCCGGTCAGAGCAGCATCGTCACGCAGCGCGATGAATCGGACACGGCCGAGATCCTTTCGGGCGTGTTCGAAGGCGTGACGACCGGCACGCCTATCGCTGTGCTCATCCGCAATAAGGACCAGCGGAGCAAAGACTACGGCGACATCAAGGACAAGTACCGCCCCGGGCATGCGGACTATACATTCGACGCCAAGTTCGGCCGGCGGGATTACCGGGGCGGCGGGCGAAGCTCGGCGCGCGAGACATGCGTGCGCGTCGCCGCCGGGGCGATCGCCAAGAAACTGCTGCGTGAAAAGTTCGGCGTGAACATCGTCGGATACGTCACGCAGGTCGGCCACCTGATCGCGCAGATCGACGACCCGGCGGGCGTGACGCTCGAGCAGGTCGAGGCGACGCCGACACGTTGCCCGGACCCGGCGATCGCGAAGCAGATGATCGAACTCATCGAGAAGCTGCGCGGCGAGATGGATTCAATCGGCGGCGTGGCGGAGATTACGGCGACGGGCGTGCCGGCGGGCTGGGGCGAGCCGGTGTTCGACAAGCTCAAGGCCGATTTGGGCAAGGCGATGTTCACGCTCCCCGCCGTGCTCGGCGTCGAATACGGCATCGGATTCGGCGCGGCGACGATGCGCGGCTCACAGAACAATGATGTGTTCACCACCCGCGACGGACGCATCGTGACGGAAACGAATCGTCACGGGGGCATGCTCGGCGGCATCAGTTCGGGGATGCCGATCGTTTTGAGATGCGCGGTCAAGCCGACGAGTTCGCTGCCGCAGGAGCAGAAGACGGTGATGCGCGACGGCTCGCCGACGACGATCCGCACAAAAGGCAGGCACGACCCGTGTTTGTTGCCGCGTTTTGTGCCGATGGCGGAGGCGATGGCGGCGATCGTGCTGGCGGATCACGCGATGCGGCAGGCGGCACAGAAATTAGGCGAGTGATGCGAAAGAGAAAGACAACGGAAATTGGTCATTAGGCATTAGGCATTTGTCATTGGTCAAGTAAGTACAAAAGACTCGAATGTCGTCCGGCGCAACGGGCTTGATATGACCAATGACAAATAGCTAATGCCTAATGACCAATTTCTTCCTCCAATAAATAACCGCCCCTCGCAAAAAGAGGCGGCTATCACAAATAGCTTGTGCGGGATCGCTCAGTTCTGAGCGGGGGTTTGGACGGCGGCCTGCGCGGCGTCGCTCTGCTCGACGAACTTCTGAAGGACGGGGAAGAAGGGCTGATCGCCGACTTCGCGGGCCAGCGCGATGACCTTGTCGTAGTTCTTGAGCACGGAGCGGTAGTGGTCCGCATCGTTGGCGAAGTAGTTGGCGAACTCGTTGCCGGTCACGGGACCGGACTGGTAGGCGACGCCGGCGGCGTGGGTGCTGAGCAGACCCAGACGCGTGGTCCAGGCGTAGAACATCACGCCCAAAACGAGCGTCACACACAGAGCGAGCATGAACAAACCATGAGCGGGCTTGGCATTGGTGACCATCTGTCAGTCCTTTATGTCGGGGCGTCGCAGCGAGGCGGGCTTTTCGCTTCGAACCGGGCGGCTCGAAAACCCGTGTGCGGGCCCCAGGTGGGGGTTCTACCGTTCAACGCGGCGGGGGCTTGGATATTGCATCGGCCGATCCGTCCGTGAACTTGTACGCATACGCTAGAAAGCGTCCATTGGAATGTCAATCCTCTTTTCGTGAATTCCCGGTGAATCGTTGTTTTTCACGCGGAAATCGGGCCTCCGTATGCATGCGATTGATACGTACCCCGGATCGCCGGCGGGCTTGCCAGGGTGCGTGCGGGCGGCGCAGTCGTGGCGCCATGGGACTCCCCTGCCGCACCCGAGGCACATCCCATGGTAGAATGTGCCGACCATCTCCCCTTCGCCCCTGGAGCAAAATCATGTCGGACCTGACGCGTCGGTCGTTCGGGCAACTTTCCATCGGCGCCCTGCTCACCACCTCGCTGCTCCAAATGCTTTTCGAGCGCGACGCGTTCGCCGAGGCGGTCAAGCCGATCACCGAACAATGGCTCCGTGACGTCAACGCGCTTTGCCAGGACGTCAAGAGCAAGCAGATCAAACAGGTCGACTGGCAGGGCAAGCTCGAAGCGCTTTTCGCCCGCGTCGATCTGCCCGAAATATGCAAGCTCATCGACTACGACAAGCTGACCGCCGACGGCCTGTTCCGCCCCAAGGGCGAGCGCTCGATTCCCTTCAACTTCCCCAAAGTCGAAGGCGTCGGCGAACTGGCGTTCGGCAAGCAGGTGTTCGCATTGCAGAAAGGTCATTCGATCGTACCGCACGGACACAACAACATGTCCACGGCTTTTCTGATTCTCGATGGTTCGTTTCACGGTCGTCATTACGATCGGCTCGAGGATTCCAAGACGCACATGGTCATCAAGCCGACGATCGATCGGACGTTCGGACAAGCCGAATTCTCGACGATTTCCGACGACAAGGACAACGTGCATTGGTTTGAGGCATTGAGTGACAAGGCGTACATCCTCAACATTCACGTGCTCATCGCCACCGGCAGCGGCAAGCAAACAGGTCGCGTGTATATCGATCCCGACGGCGAGAAACTGGCGGGCGGTCTGATCCGCGCGCCGCTCATCAGCGCCAAGACGGCCGTCGAAAAATATGGTTGACCGGGCAGCCCCCCGCCGCCCGGTCAACCCGCCGCCCGCGTGTCACGGCGCGGGCGGCGCATCAACTTCCGTCCCCTCTGTTTCCTGATAGCAATGCTGCTGAAGCACCGGGAACAGCGGCTTGTCGCCCGTCTTCTGCGAGATCGTCATCAGCTCGTCGAAATTGCTCATGACCGCGCGCAGCGTCGATTCATGCACGTGCATGTAGTCGACCATGTCGCGTCCGGTCAATGGTCCGAACAGTTGCACGGATTCCGAGGAACGGCTCTTGTTCGTCGTCGCCGCCTGAAGCAGCACGACGAAACACAAAAGGGCGATCGCCACGAGCATACTGATAGAATGGCCACGGTTGGCAAGCGTCATCGTCGGTCCTTTCAGTGCCCAGTTACGGTGCAGTCCGTGCTGCCGGGGCGGGACTTTGGCCAGCACTTGCCTGCACCATGGGCAAAATTGGCAGGGCTGGAGGTATTAATGCAAACATGATGCCAATCGCATATTCAGCGGGGAATCGGCGCATGTGAATTGCGAATGAGCATTTTCTGAAGCGCAGCCATCCGTGCGTACAATGTTGCTTTCACGCAACACTGAACGAGGTTCCTGATCATGACCCAAGCTGAAAGCACCAAGCCCGCCGGCGCCCCGCCTTTCTCTCATCGCATTCGCAACACCGAGCCGCCGATGATTGATGAGAAGGGCGCGCCCCTCAACGGCGAACCGCAGATTCTTTCGACGCGCCTGTTCATGCAGCTTCAGGCGTACGGCAACTGTCGTGATGCGCAGCCGCTCATCGACGCGATCAAGGCGGCGAAGATTCCGGCGGTGCTTTATGCGGACGTGAACGATCCGCAGGGCGTGGCGATTCTGACATGGGCGGAGGACCCGTCGCATTTCGTCGATGCGGTGCGCCCGCTGCTCAATGCCGAGCCGTTTGTTTCGCTCGAGCACAAGCCGCGCTTCACGATGTTCGGCCGCACGTACGCGCTGGGTCATGAAGCGAATCTGCGCGAGTGGCTTTTCGACAAGCCGATCGCCACGGCGACGAACGGCGACTGGCCCTGGGCTGTTTGGTATCCGCTGCGTCGGCGGGGTTCCTTCGCCAAGCTCGACCCCGCCGAGCAGCGGCAGATTCTCATGGAGCACGCCCTCATCGGCATGAGCTTCGTCGACGCCGACTACGCCCACGACATCCGTCTCGCCTGCCCCGGACTCGACGCCGACGACAACGACTTCGTCATCGGCCTCGTCGGCAAATCGCTCCACCCCCTCTCCGCCATCGTCCAGAACATGCGCAAAACCACCCAAACCGCCCTCTACCTCGAAAACCTCGGCCCGTTCTTCGTCGGCAAAGTCCTCCACCAGTCCGTTTAGCGACGCCGTTTGCGGCGTGTTTCTCCCACTGCAAATACGCCGGCACGGAAACAAATCCCCCCACCAAGCGTCGGAACATGCATGCGTCTTCACCACGCGACATGGACCCTCCTCGCGCTGACCCTCGCCGCCTGCGCCACCTCACAACCCGATCGCGCCACACTCCCCGACCACATCACCGTGACCCGCAGTGACGCCGCGGCGAACTTGCCCGACGAGCGCGTCACGATCCACGCCGCTGATAAACCAGCATGGGAGATCGCGCTGGAGCTATCGAGCATCCTGCATCGCCGCGTCAAGCTCGACGCCGACGCTTTTGAGGGGGCCGCTTTCGATAGCAATGCGCGCTACTCGCTCAATCTGGACGACCAATCACCCGAGGACGCCATGCGCGCCTTCGCCGACAAGATGAGCACGCAGCTTGTCCCGCTGCGCGTCGTCTACGTCGGACAGGTCATCCTCATCACCACCGAGGAGGAGAGCAAGTGGTACCAATCGTTGGTCCAACGAGAATATGATGCGCGTCCCTTGCTGCGCGACGCGACAAGCGCCGTGACCGATACAGCCGACGACCGCCTCCGCCAGCTCAAACAAATCCTCTTTGAATTCGTCGACGTAGACTGCTGTTTCGGCGGAGGCCCCGGCCGGGATCGAACGTGGGATTATGCCGATGGGAAACTGATCATCAAAATGTTCACCGATGAGCACGAGAATTTCGAGAACGTGCTCAATGCGATCCTGCGGGCGAAATCGGAAAAGTCATCGACCCAAATCGTCGACCTCGGCTCCGGTGACCTTCATTCATTGGGCCAGTTCATCATCGCCGACATCGATTCGATCGCACATCGTCGCGTGGAACTGAAAACCCATCGCGTCTCGGACCTCGACCTGATCAATGCCCGGCGCGACATCGCCGATGAACTTCAGAACCGCGTCGTGCCGGATCGCTGGCGCTATCACGGCGGGTCCGACAATGGCATGCACATTTTCGGCAGCGTCCTTGTCATCTTCTGCCGCGACTTCGACGGACCGGCGATCCGAGAAACGCTCGACGCGATGCGAACGCCGTGATCGACGCACGCCTCACTTGATGTTCGGAAACTTAAAATCCGTGATCGTCACCGCGAGGTTGGCTTTCGTCGGGACGTAGGCGGTGAACAGAACATTCCGGATCGTGCCTTCGAGAAGCGTCGGGCGGCCCTTGGGGATTTGCTCCATGCGCTTGGCGAAGGCGTCGTCGCCCTGCATCTGAAATCCGTAGATGCTCGTCGACTTGAAGTTGACGTTGACGTCGATGGCGCGGAATTTGACATCTTCGTTGGCGAGCGAGATGGCGACGGTCCACTTCAGCGCCGGGTCGCCGCCGGGGTTTTTGTCCTGCGTGAGGCGGACATGATCGATCTTGACCATCATGCGGACGGGCTTCTCGGGACAATGTTGTCCGAGCCAGTTGTTGACATCGCCGGTCGTGTCGCGGTCGAGCGGTTTGCCGGGCGCGGGGCCGACGTCGGCGGGCATGGGGGCGAAGAGCTGGGCGACATTCGCGAACGGGCGATCGGTGAGCGTGGACTTGGCGGGCGCGTTGTCCGGCTTGTCGTTCTTCGCGGCGGCGGGCTTGTCGGATTTCGCAGCCGCGACTTTGGGGTGCAGATCGATGTCGGGATTGAGGATGGCGAACGAGAGCCAGGCGTGATCGTCGTTCGAGCCGAGTTTGATATTGGTGATGATCCCGCGAACCTGAATCAGATCGCCGGGCGCGATTTTCTCGACGTTCTTGCCGACCGCTTCGGTCACCTGATACATCGCTTCGTTGGGCGCGACGGTCGGCGGCAGGGCTGCGTCATAGCTGACTTTGAGCCCGTGAAAGTCGAAGAGTTTCGGGTCGAGTGTGAGCATGACGCGCCAGTCCCGGCCGGGCTCCGTCGGCGAAGGGGCCTTGAACGCGCGGGCGAAGCGAATGGGGATCAGAAGCTGGCACCGCCGATTCGCCCCCGACGTCCGCAGCCACTGACCGGCCTTCTGCACCGCCGCGTCGGACCACTTCCCGTTCGCCGGCTGCGCGTCGGCGGGCAGCCCGTCAAAAATATCCGCCACATCCGTCACGACGCTCTTGGACGAAATCGGCGGACCGGCGGGCACACGGGCGACAAGCACGAACAACATGACGCCCCATCCCATGACCAGCGCCGCGACAGATCGATGCATCAATGAACTCCTCAATGAATTGAAACCGGATGCGAATGCGACAACGAACCTCGCCCATCAGTATGCCGCGAGCGATGAACGCTGTAAACACAAATCGCAGGGTTCGTAAAAAATCCCCGCCCGCAGCGCCGCGGCGGTTACTTGAGAAGCTCGGGCGCGTCGAACTTGTCGATCGTGATTTTCAGCGCGACGAGGTTGGGGCCGATGGCGTAGAGCTGCGCTTCATGAATGACGCCGGTGAGCGTGACGGATTTCTGGCGGGCGTTGAAAGGTTTGTACTTGCTGAGCTGGGCTTCGGAGCCGTGGATGCGGAACGCCTTGGCGTCAGAGCCGACCAAGGCCGCGTTCACCGCCGTCTTGCCCACCATCAGCGTCGCCCCCTTGGCGACGAAGTCGGCGATCCA
This genomic window from Planctomycetota bacterium contains:
- a CDS encoding HAMP domain-containing protein, with amino-acid sequence MPMTLARKLALHIVALVAALLLIGGASVWGLMGMSKHFDVAEDRYDQLRAVYEVGHHAASARLLINAQIKDADAVSAEIGTALRLAEELQKREPSPAIASIIDRLNRVIDQSHRAEPRVDQINTALGEVATLAADMRTRIIDNRRAASDRLTATIWALAGLLAATLIAAIVIGVRQYRSVMSPLRRLDAAVRRAAAADFDHHVPTEGDREFAQLAVQFNRMADHLDTLYRDLEEQVNARSQQLVRSERLASVGYLAAGLAHEINNPLGIICGYAESALAMLNRDATSPAAMERSAKALKIVCEEAFRCRDITAQLLTLSRPENEQTRRPTPIGPIVQRVGELLGGLPQFADRSVNVELDETAPLIAEANEAQITQVLINVVSNALEAVEPRTGRVDVQVRRQAGWITIQVTDNGRGLSAEALPRVFEPFFTDKPQRDQRGTGLGLSVAHAIAMQHRGRLHARSAGVGAGSVFTFELPAAGAPLESAASSVGTVTAS
- a CDS encoding DUF1080 domain-containing protein, with the protein product MDRPSDVQPSRRSMMGAGLAALAASSLSVRAADETPAPAAAAMEPVTKAFIDGTGEGWRAMGKDDFTKVNSADDTWTFTDEGIHCTGHPISVMRTVKKYTNFELVVQWCHRQFGGNSGIFVWATDESIDRLTQSGKGGLPHGIEVQVLDLGYTEVYTKQYKKPADWFTCHGDVFPVGTKMKPFPPVAPNGTRSFPSKNLTRPMNEWNHYYVRAINGEVRLWVNGEEVSGGTNIEPRSGYLCLESEGAPIDFRNLRIRELP
- the aroC gene encoding chorismate synthase, whose translation is MAGNSFGQIFRITTAGESHGPGYVVIVDGVPAGLTLSEADIQPDLDRRRPGQSSIVTQRDESDTAEILSGVFEGVTTGTPIAVLIRNKDQRSKDYGDIKDKYRPGHADYTFDAKFGRRDYRGGGRSSARETCVRVAAGAIAKKLLREKFGVNIVGYVTQVGHLIAQIDDPAGVTLEQVEATPTRCPDPAIAKQMIELIEKLRGEMDSIGGVAEITATGVPAGWGEPVFDKLKADLGKAMFTLPAVLGVEYGIGFGAATMRGSQNNDVFTTRDGRIVTETNRHGGMLGGISSGMPIVLRCAVKPTSSLPQEQKTVMRDGSPTTIRTKGRHDPCLLPRFVPMAEAMAAIVLADHAMRQAAQKLGE